A genomic window from Pyricularia oryzae 70-15 chromosome 7, whole genome shotgun sequence includes:
- a CDS encoding cytochrome c oxidase subunit VIa, giving the protein MIASRVAPRVARQLRAPAQRRLMSSANAGENSFVREREAVREHAIHSTALWKKISLTVVPVSLVAAGANAYYLWNEHWEHWSHMPPLEERTEYAYQNIRTKNYQWGDGDKTIFWNDKVNYHNKDK; this is encoded by the exons ATGATCGCCTCACGTGTGGCCCCCCGCGTGGCCCGTCAGCTCCGGGCCCCGGCCCAACGCCGTCTGATGAGCTCTGCCAACGCCGGCGAGAACTCGTTCGTCCGCGAGCGCGAGGCTGTCCGTGAGCACGCCATCCACTCTACGG CACTGTGGAAGAAGATCTCTCTCAC CGTCGTCCCCGTCTCTCTGGTTGCCGCTGGTGCCAACGCCTACTACCTGTGGAACGAGCACTGGGAGCACTGGTCCCACATGCCTCCTTTGGAGGAGCGCACCGAGTACGCTTACCAGAACATCCGCACCAAGAACTACCAATGGGGCGACGGTGACAAGACCATCTT CTGGAACGACAAAGTCAACTACCACAACAAGGACAAATAA
- a CDS encoding averantin oxidoreductase, with amino-acid sequence MASNGAGVFYSSAFFQIRDLGAAEIVRRIALFSAYSFSLFLVFFTIRAIYNIWFHPLSKYPGPWYAATTNLVYYIADITGYRERWILRQHQKYGEVVRTGPIRLSYTSASAWKDIVGHRSAGKLEMLKDPWLYDAGQAFGSDGVSMISNVDSETHGKMRKIFTSAFSDRALREQEPLLLKYVDKLIRRIHTDLSGDPNRPLDLVLLLNCTTFDIMADLTFGESLGMLDNGKYTPWVARIFDTIRYAAIFGIAGRWVWLRNLVRATLPASMRKSLEEHRGYVNERVERRMDKDTDQPDIWNLVLRNPENVKLLGRGSMNEHANLFMVAGTETTATLLSGLTYFLLKKPSTYEKIVAEVRSLPEDGLHIDSLRQLPYLQACFEEALRMYPPVPMGMPRVVPPGGAAISGGFVPEGTRVAVHQLSCYRNEKNFKNAFEFIPERWLPEYADEYGSDRKEALQPFSYGPRNCMGKNLAYHEMRLIFAKLLWNFDIELCPESDNWTDQRIFILWEKHPLMVKFKPRKV; translated from the exons ATGGCTTCTAACGGTGCTGGAGTGTTCTACTCCTCGGCGTTTTTTCAGATCCGTGATCTGGGAGCTGCTGAGATAGTTCGCCGGATTGCACTTTTCTCAGCCTATTCCTTCTCTTTG TTCCTCGTGTTCTTCACGATCCGCGCCATATACAATATTTGGTTCCACCCCCTTTCGAAATATCCAGGACCATGGTACGCAGCAACCACCAACCTCGTGTACTACATTGCCGACATCACCGGCTACCGAGAGCGCTGGATCCTCAGGCAGCATCAAAAGTACGGCGAGGTCGTCCGCACCGGCCCGATCCGCCTGAGCTAcacgtcggcctcggcctggaaggacaTCGTCGGCCATCGCTCGGCCGGGAAGCTGGAGATGCTCAAGGACCCTTGGTTGTACGACGCTGGACAGGCCTTTGGCTCCGACGGCGTCTCCATGATCAGCAACGTCGACTCTGAGACGCACGGAAAGATGCGCAAGATCTTCACCAGCGCCTTTTCGGACCGCGCCCTCCGCGAGCAGGAGCCCCTGCTGCTCAAGTACGTCGACAAGCTCATCAGACGCATCCACACCGACCTGTCCGGGGACCCCAACCGACCGCTCGATCTCGTCCTGCTCCTCAACTGCACCACTTTCGACATCATGGCCGACCTGACCTTTGGCGAGTCTCTTGGCATGCTCGACAACGGCAAGTACACTCCATGGGTGGCCAGGATCTTTGATACAATCAGGTACGCGGCCATCTTCGGCATCGCGGGTCGCTGGGTCTGGCTGCGGAACCTCGTGAGAGCCACCCTGCCCGCCTCGATGCGCAAATCGTTGGAGGAGCACAGGGGATACGTCAACGAACGTGTGGAGCGCCGCATGGACAAGGACACGGACCAACCCGACATCTGGAACCTGGTACTGCGCAATCCCGAAAACGTCAAGCTGCTGGGCAGGGGAAGCATGAACGAGCACGCGAACCTCTTCATGGTCGCCGGTACTGAGACTACAGCTACTCTTCTCAGCGGCTTGACCTACTTCCTGCTCAAGAAACCCTCCACGTACGAAAAGATCGTTGCCGAGGTCCGAAGTCTCCCCGAAGATGGTCTGCACATCGACTCCCTGCGCCAGCTGCCGTATCTCCAAGCTTGCTTCGAGGAGGCCCTGAGGATGTACCCACCCGTTCCCATGGGTATGCCGCGCGTCGTGCCCCCGGGAGGCGCTGCTATATCCGGTGGCTTTGTCCCCGAAGGT ACACGTGTTGCCGTCCACCAACTCTCATGCTACCGGAACGAGAAAAACTTCAAAAATGCCTTCGAGTTCATCCCCGAGCGGTGGCTGCCCGAGTACGCCGACGAATACGGCAGCGACCGCAAGGAGGCGCTACAGCCTTTCTCCTACGGCCCGCGCAACTGCATGGGCAAGAACCTGGCCTACCACGAGATGCGCTTGATTTTTGCCAAGCTCCTTTGGAACTTTGACATTGAGCTCTGTCCAGAGAGCGACAACTGGACCGACCAGAGGATCTTCATACTTTGGGAGAAGCATCCACTCATGGTCAAGTTCAAGCCGAGGAAGGTTTAG
- a CDS encoding anaphase-promoting complex protein translates to MSRYLTPAKIGLLALIDIYVSGTVPTDATVPVLHFIALHLIDNVRPASGPQPDRRDSSSSTTPASATSSSLPSSERWQKAESVAAIVASIHEFEKVLSPFGAAISLPGRRLWDAFLKKLWRIDSLDGLHRFFGDELQRLLALTKDERRILTEQGRELPPDEAVRLSRNSPFGTFVRRAQLEFSRLSFQKAAELWGAFVKYRQPTAHYWRKRNPGIDGFSFDSVLLAGQHDWGAGTGDIVNVVYGDLKEKPGSKEVPISTDDIESLIEFQVNQMQKYGCRIHPDVRAKFTELVQGEVLVPSLSHYLSFLEAWRSGDYPTSFDYLHRYFDYTMQNRDRLFYQYALLNLAVLQADFGCFEEALSAMLETVTTARENRDNACLNFALNWLFQFGKSHPNLVRDLEKGSMLGLGKETLVFLRVKAKEVGSWTLWSAALLSEAKLALTSGESVATAAEYIARSSRLVVAHNLKMCVGSQLSLQIALWDRLGCSVLSRMMCEVYLCAHARDAVFEDELKITCRLAGILAGRGRYDEAMARLESIDRDALRAWKAGQYWHRYRALIKLRRELHRNDQTASDHLLNQLLQSRPDDFEPDLAYIVETLHVENLVRKNELQAALKKINDQIAEHRDQGRDVGLRVRLLIVKANLYERAGRPQKGFTLAVRAASAAWRARLLPALWLALSTLSNILVALGEFAEAARLLHEVIPRALECDASFMAGILYSVLGDANMGLAGRLSEEALMVMNSLTPRARKRTSDIPMELGDTAATPASLLSAAVAAAAVQSKDGNTPPTAAQRMLEYMTRAAEAFESAYGHFAAIEDLGKQCEMRAKQAAVMRAVGDNERAEDYAAKYLALRRCEVASPSARA, encoded by the exons ATGTCGCGCTACTTGACCCCGGCCAAAATTGGGCTCCTCGCCCTCATCGACATCTACGTCTCAGGAACCGTCCCCACCGACGCGACAGTCCCAGTGCTGCACTTTATTGCCTTGCACCTCATCGATAATGTCAGACCAGCCAGTGGACCTCAGCCCGACCGAAGGGATTCTTCCTCATCAACGACGCCTGCATCAGCAACATCGTCATCGTTGCCATCCTCAGAAAGATGGCAAAAGGCCGAAAGCGTGGCGGCCATCGTGGCCTCGATTCACGAGTTCGAAAAGGTCCTTTCGCCATTTGGCGCGGCCATCTcccttccaggccgcagATTGTGGGATGCTTTCCTCAAGAAGCTCTGGCGGATCGATTCTTTAGACGGCCTGCATCGCTTTTTTGGTGATGAACTGCAGCGTCTGCTCGCACTCACCAAAGACGAGCGCCGCATCCTAACCGAGCAGGGCCGGGAGCTGCcgccggacgaggcggtACGCCTGTCAAGAAATTCACCATTTGGAACTTTTGTTCGCCGTGCTCAGCTGGAATTTTCCCGCTTGTCCTTCCAGAAGGCAGCAGAGCTCTGGGGAGCCTTTGTCAAGTACAGGCAGCCGACAGCACATTACTGGCGCAAGCGAAACCCGGGAATCGATGGCTTCTCCTTTGACAGTGTGCTCCTTGCAGGCCAGCATGACTGGGGTGCCGGCACCGGAGATATTGTCAATGTTGTCTATGGCGACCTCAAGGAGAAACCAGGTTCCAAGGAGGTACCAATCAGCACCGACGATATAGAGTCTCTGATTGAGTTTCAGGTCAACCAAATGCAGA AATACGGTTGTCGAATTCATCCTGACGTTCGAGCCAAGTTCACTGAGCTTGTTCAAGGCGAGGTTCTTGTCCCAAGCTTGTCACACTATCTGAG CTTCCTCGAAGCCTGGAGGTCCGGTGACTATCCAACATCTTTCGATTATTTGCATCGATACTTCGACTACACAATGCAAAACAGAGATCGTCTATTTTACCAATATGCGCTGCTCAACCTCGCCGTCTTACAAGCCGACTTTGGTTGCTTCGAAGAAGCACTGTCTGCCATGCTGGAGACAGTGACCACAGCCCGTGAGAACCGAGACAACGCCTGTCTCAACTTCGCACTCAATTGGCTTTTCCAGTTTGGCAAATCACATCCCAACCTCGTACGTGATCTTGAAAAAGGCAGCATGCTTGGCCTCGGAAAGGAAACCCTTGTCTTCCTTCGtgtcaaggccaaggaggtTGGCAGCTGGACGCTATGGAGTGCAGCTTTGCTTAGCGAGGCGAAACTGGCTCTCACTAGTGGCGAGAGCGTCGCAACAGCTGCTGAGTACATTGCGCGATCCTCTCGGCTTGTCGTGGCCCACAATCTCAAGATGTGCGTTGGGTCTCAGCTCTCCCTGCAGATCGCCCTATGGGATAGGCTGGGGTGTTCAGTGCTATCTCGCATGATGTGCGAAGTTTATCTGTGCGCACATGCTCGCGACGCCGTGTTTGAGGATGAGCTCAAAATCACTTGCAGGTTAGCAGGCATCCTCGCCGGACGTGGTCGTTACGATGAAGCAATGGCTCGCCTGGAATCCATAGACCGCGACGCGCTGCGTGCGTGGAAAGCGGGCCAGTACTGGCACCGCTATCGTGCGCTCATCAAACTCCGGCGCGAACTGCACCGCAACGACCAAACCGCCTCGGATCACCTTCTCAACCAGCTATTACAATCCCGCCCTGATGATTTTGAACCTGACTTGGCTTACATAGTCGAAACATTGCACGTGGAGAACCTTGTTCGCAAAAATGAACTACAAGCAGCACTGAAAAAGATCAACGACCAGATCGCCGAGCATCGCGACCAAGGCCGCGATGTAGGCTTGCGCGTCAGGTTGCTAATCGTCAAGGCGAACCTATACGAGCGTGCAGGTCGCCCTCAGAAAGGCTTTACGCTCGCAGTACGTGCTGCTTCGGCGGCATGGCGCGCCAGGCTGCTGCCCGCACTGTGGCTGGCCCTGAGCACGCTTTCAAATATACTGGTTGCACTGGGCGAGTTTGCCGAAGCCGCAAGGCTGCTGCACGAGGTCATACCCCGGGCGCTCGAGTGCGACGCTTCCTTCATGGCCGGGATTCTGTACTCGGTCCTTGGCGACGCCAATATGGGGCTTGCCGGCCGGCTGTCTGAGGAAGCACTCATGGTCATGAACAGCCTGACGCCCCGGGCGCGCAAGAGGACATCAGATATACCTATGGAATTGGGCGACACCGCGGCAACCCCGGCATCATTGCTATCGGCCGCAGTGGCCGCCGCAGCAGTCCAGAGCAAAGACGGTAATACCCCACCAACCGCAGCGCAGCGCATGTTGGAGTACATGACGCGGGCCGCCGAGGCGTTTGAAAGTGCCTACGGTCACTTCGCTGCGATTGAGGACCTTGGGAAGCAGTGCGAGATGCGCGCAAAACAAGCGGCAGTGATGCGGGCCGTGGGAGATAACGAGAGGGCAGAGGACTACGCTGCCAAATATCTCGCACTGCGTAGATGTGAGGTTGCATCCCCCTCTGCTAGGGCGTGA
- a CDS encoding DNA-(apurinic or apyrimidinic site) lyase 2: MGIRITSWNVNGIRNPFSYEPWRENRTFKSMFDILEADIVVIQEAKIQRKDLQDDMVLVPGWDVYFSLPKFKKGYSGVAIYTRSSKCSPIRAEEGITGILCPPNSTTKFRELSPDQQIGGYPRPDQLSDIIDEATLDSEGRCMILEFPAFVLIGVYSPATRDETRTDFRQAFHKAMDARVRNLVAMGKQVVLTGDLNIIRNELDTAGILERLRKEEMTIDEFFSTPSRRFLNHMVFGGTVVGGRDEGREEPVMYDLGREFHPDRIGMYTCWETRKNARPGNFGSRIDYVLCSAGMKDWFIDANIQEGLLGSDHCPVYATLSDNVRTADGKSVPLVDIMNPKGMFVNGKRVRDWSAKDLLPLSAKLIPDFDRRRSIKDMFFKKPKPTSSRDVPSEIREETPSETAPPSPVTKSPNTKEDDQSAKQDGRPSSQTSTSSSTVILPQTNPSIQKRPSKSSASNSRPQKKTKVSTSNTAKNSVDRAPGQKSLTGFFKPKNPISTPATDGERTSIRTTPSPTKCSNASTPKIPGASTFTSKGDQEGASQGTETGAEPLNGGRSFNSGKEDDTGASLSESPKVFDPIENKESWSKLLKKRIVPKCEHDEPCISLQTKKPGINCGRSFYICGRPLGPSGEKEKGTEWRCGTFIWSSDWNASQQT; the protein is encoded by the exons ATGGGAATTCGAATTACCTCATGGAATG TCAACGGCATCAGGAACCCATTTTCTTACGAACCATGGCGGGAAAACAGAACCTTTAAG TCCATGTTTGACATCCTAGAAGCAGACATTGTTGTCATACAAGAGGCGAAGATCCAGCGCAAAGACCTCCAAGATGATATGGTGCTCGTTCCCGGCTGGGATGTCTACTTCAGCCTCCCAAAGTTCAAAAAGGGCTACTCTGGCGTTGCAATCTACACGCGAAGCTCAAAATGCTCACCCATCCGTGCCGAGGAAGGCATCACTGGGATCCTATGTCCTCCAAACTCTACCACCAAATTTCGCGAGCTGTCCCCCGACCAGCAGATCGGCGGCTATCCTAGGCCCGACCAGCTCTCCGACATCATAGACGAGGCTACTCTGGACTCGGAAGGGCGCTGCATGATCCTTGAGTTTCCGGCCTTTGTGCTCATCGGTGTGTACAGCCCAGCCACTCGCGACGAAACTAGGACCGACTTCCGTCAAGCGTTCCATAAGGCCATGGATGCAAGGGTTCGGAATCTTGTTGCCATGGGTAAGCAAGTTGTGCTCACGGGTGATCTCAACATTATTCGCAACGAGCTCGACACGGCCGGCATCTTAGAGCGTCTGCGCAAGGAGGAGATGACTATAGACGAATTCTTCTCTACGCCATCGCGCCGGTTTCTCAACCACATGGTCTTTGGCGGTACTGTGGTCGGCGGCCGGGACGAAGGGCGTGAGGAGCCGGTCATGTATGATCTCGGCAGAGAGTTCCACCCCGACAGGATCGGCATGTACACTTGCTGGGAGACACGCAAGAACGCACGACCTGGAAACTTTGGTAGTCGCATAGACTACGTCTTGTGCAGCGCTGGCATGAAAGACTGGTTCATTGACGCCAATATTCAGGAGGGGCTGCTCGGGTCTGATCACTGTCCAGTCTATGCCACTTTGTCTGATAACGTGAGGACGGCCGACGGCAAGAGTGTACCCCTCGTGGATATTATGAATCCAAAAGGCATGTTCGTCAATGGTAAAAGAGTGCGGGACTGGTCTGCTAAAGACCTTCTTCCACTGTCGGCAAAACTCATTCCTGACTTTGACCGTCGGAGGAGCATCAAGGACATGTTCTTCAAGAAGCCAAAACCGACAAGTAGCAGAGATGTGCCATCGGAAATAAGAGAAGAAACACCTTCAGAAACAGCACCACCATCGCCGGTTACAAAATCACCCAACACCAAAGAAGATGATCAGTCGGCCAAGCAAGACGGGCGGCCGTCCTCCCAAACATCCACATCCTCATCCACAGTCATTCTGCCCCAGACCAATCCAAGCATACAAAAGAGACCCAGCAAATCATCTGCATCGAACTCGCGGCCGCAAAAGAAGACAAAGGTGTCAACGAGCAACACAGCAAAGAATAGCGTCGATAGGGCACCTGGTCAGAAGAGCCTTACCGGCTTTTTCAAGCCGAAAAATCCGATCAGTACTCCCGCAACAGACGGAGAAAGAACATCAATCCGTACCACCCCCTCACCCACCAAGTGCAGCAACGCCTCTACCCCAAAGATCCCAGGGGCGTCAACATTTACCTCCAAAGGTGACCAGGAAGGAGCTTCACAAGGTACGGAAACAGGAGCAGAACCTTTGAATGGTGGGCGAAGCTTCAACAGCGGCAAGGAAGATGACACCGGAGCATCTCTTTCAGAATCACCAAAGGTCTTTGATCCGATTGAGAACAAGGAGTCGTGGTCAAAGTTACTGAAGAAGAGAATTGTACCCAAGTGTGAGCACGACGAACCGTGCATCAGCCTACAGACCAAGAAGCCAGGCATCAATTGTG GCCGGTCCTTTTACATTTGCGGCAGACCTCTTGGGCCGTCAGGCGAGAAGGAAAAAGGTACCGAGTGGAGATGCGGCACATTCATCTGGAGCAGCGACTGGAACGCGTCACAGCAGACCTAA
- a CDS encoding mating-type protein mat a-1, producing MDSLQMDSSQMEALSSIWVIVQHQLAQINNSNNIAHIGAVLLNQLEAPFRSTLTSWFQQHTGINQVSVVRDIKARRHYIGPTDAFQESYQVVHIQGHGFVWLWDLQVDGEDASINSCNISAETAQNFSQLRLDEMAPTNDVTMVGDESLINGNGIDFAMLEDIGSPASNGSSFPSPQVFTREISFDDLPVGIMTAEAIQRDLLGANIRPANLIDPSLASNQNVHNIIHQNNIAQAFTDHLNMMASNAVHDDTEEGLTAADLMPALHRMFVPGLESIAMEQFHTTLPNGALLHLSIPVDEPEDAVSTTAPAAQQTSLQDKIPRPANAYILYRKDWHPIVKSANPGIHNNEISKILGKQWAAETPEVRAEYKELAEEKKREFYAKYPTYRYSPRRPSEIMRRNTKSRKTPTNGAAKPSKAKKCGNGVTGGADSAVDVSSPGSPF from the exons ATGGATTCATTGCAGATGGACTCCTCTCAAATGGAGGCGTTGTCGTCGATTTGGGTCATCGTGCAGCATCAGCTCGCCCAAATCAACAATTCCAACAACATAGCTCATATCGGCGCCGTTCTCCTCAACCAACTTGAGGCGCCTTTCAGGAGCACTTTGACATCATGGTTTCAGCA GCACACCGGCATCAACCAGGTCTCAGTCGTGCGCGACATCAAGGCTCGTCGACACTACATCGGACCAACTGATGCTTTTCAGGAGAGCTATCAAGTTGTACACATCCAGGGTCACGGATTTGTCTGGCTTTGGGATCTCCAGGTTGATGGTGAGGATGCCAGCATCAATTCCTGCAATATCTCTGCCGAGACAGCACAGAACTTTTCCCAGCTGCGTCTTGACGAGATGGCGCCTACCAATGATGTTACGATGGTAGGTGATGAGAGCCTCATCAACGGCAACGGCATTGACTTTGCCATGTTGGAAGACATCGGAAGCCCCGCATCAAACGGCTCCTCATTCCCGAGCCCTCAAGTTTTCACCCGGGAAATTTCATTCGATGATCTACCAGTTGGCATTATGACTGCCGAGGCCATTCAGAGAGACCTTCTTGGCGCCAATATTCGCCCGGCTAACCTCATTGATCCGAGTCTTGCGAGCAATCAGAATGTCCACAACATCATCCATCAGAATAACATTGCCCAGGCTTTTACAGATCACCTGAACATGATGGCATCCAATGCTGTCCACGATGACACAGAAGAGGGTCTGACAGCCGCGGATCTTATGCCGGCGTTGCATCGCATGTTCGTGCCGGGTCTTGAGTCAATTGCAATGGAGCAGTTCCACACCACGCTTCCTAATGGCGCACTCCTTCACCTGTCAATTCCTGTCGATGAACCTGAGGATGCTGTCTCGACCACCGCGCCTGCTGCTCAACAGACTTCCTTGCAAGACAAGATCCCTCGTCCTGCGAATGCCTACATCCTGTACCGCAAGGATTGGCATCCCATAGTCAAGTCTGCAAATCCAGGAATCCATAACAACGAAATCT cAAAAATCCTGGGGAAGCAGTGGGCAGCTGAGACACCGGAAGTGCGGGCTGAGTACAAGGAGCTCgcggaggagaagaagagagAGTTCTACGCAAAGTACCCTACATATCGCTACTCTCCTCGTCGGCCGAGTGAGATAATGCGCCGA AACACGAAAAGCCGAAAGACCCCAACGAACGGGGCAGCGAAGCCGAGCAAAGCAAAGAAGTGCGGCAACGGGGTTACTGGTGGAGCAGACAGTGCAGTCGATGTCAGCTCCCCGGGATCGCCATTTTAG